The following are encoded in a window of Streptococcus pasteurianus genomic DNA:
- a CDS encoding methionine ABC transporter permease — protein MIEWIETNLPNVYRIGWEGTNSWSDAFSATLYMTGWSFVIGGILGLLMGLFLVLTGPNGVLSNRIGFKILDIFTSIVRAIPFIILLAILKGFTYAIVGTNLGRTAALIPLSAATFAFYARQVQVVFSEMDRGVIEAAQASGATLWDIIKIYLSEGLPELIRVSTVTLISLIGETAMAGAIGAGGLGYIAIYYGYNRSATDVTIVATICILILVFIIQFIGDFLTKKLSHK, from the coding sequence ATGATTGAATGGATTGAGACAAATTTACCAAATGTTTACCGCATTGGTTGGGAAGGAACGAATTCTTGGTCAGATGCCTTTTCAGCAACGCTTTATATGACTGGCTGGTCATTTGTGATTGGTGGCATTTTAGGACTTTTAATGGGATTATTTTTAGTTCTAACTGGACCAAATGGTGTGCTTAGCAATCGTATTGGGTTTAAAATTTTAGATATTTTCACGTCAATTGTTCGTGCCATTCCTTTCATCATTTTGTTGGCTATTTTGAAAGGTTTCACCTATGCTATCGTTGGAACCAACCTAGGTCGAACAGCGGCGCTAATTCCGCTATCAGCAGCGACATTTGCCTTCTATGCTCGTCAGGTTCAAGTTGTCTTTTCAGAAATGGATAGAGGTGTTATTGAAGCCGCACAAGCTTCAGGAGCTACCCTTTGGGATATTATTAAAATTTACCTTAGCGAAGGTTTGCCAGAACTTATCCGTGTCTCAACAGTAACGCTCATCTCACTTATCGGTGAAACAGCTATGGCGGGTGCGATTGGAGCAGGTGGTCTTGGTTATATTGCCATTTACTACGGTTATAACCGCTCAGCAACAGATGTCACTATCGTTGCAACAATCTGTATCCTTATCCTAGTCTTTATTATCCAATTTATCGGAGACTTCCTCACTAAAAAACTAAGTCATAAATAG
- a CDS encoding methionine ABC transporter ATP-binding protein gives MTKPIINLEHIDITFYQKKREIEAVKDVSITIDKGTIYGIVGYSGAGKSTLVRTINLLQAPTSGKITIGDDVTFDNGKVQLKGAALRQKRQKIGMIFQHFNLMAQKTARQNVAFALRHSKLSKEEKDKKVADLLELVDLSDRAENYPAQLSGGQKQRVAIARALANDPEILISDESTSALDPKTTKQILALLKDLNQKLGLTVVMITHEMQIVKDICHRVAVMQNGHLIEEGSVLDIFSNPKEPLTQEFIKTATGIDEALVKIEKQALVQHLPKDDLLVQLKYAGTSTDEPILNQIYKQFEVTANILYGNIEILDDTPVGEMIVVLSGEADALAAAQTAILEAGIELTVLKRGA, from the coding sequence ATGACAAAACCGATTATTAATTTAGAACATATTGACATTACGTTTTATCAGAAAAAACGTGAGATAGAAGCAGTAAAAGACGTTTCTATTACGATTGATAAAGGTACAATTTATGGAATTGTTGGTTATTCTGGAGCAGGGAAATCAACCTTAGTCCGTACGATTAACCTATTGCAGGCACCAACTTCTGGGAAAATTACGATTGGTGATGATGTGACATTTGACAATGGTAAGGTGCAGTTAAAAGGCGCAGCTTTACGTCAAAAACGTCAAAAAATTGGAATGATTTTCCAACATTTTAATTTAATGGCACAAAAAACAGCGCGCCAAAATGTGGCTTTTGCGCTTCGTCATTCAAAATTATCAAAAGAGGAAAAAGATAAGAAAGTTGCTGATTTGCTTGAATTAGTAGACTTGTCAGATCGTGCTGAAAATTATCCTGCTCAATTATCAGGTGGGCAAAAACAGCGCGTTGCGATTGCGCGTGCTCTTGCAAATGACCCAGAAATCTTGATTTCTGATGAATCAACATCTGCCCTTGACCCTAAAACGACAAAACAAATTTTAGCTTTACTGAAAGATTTGAATCAAAAGCTTGGTTTGACTGTGGTTATGATTACGCACGAAATGCAAATTGTTAAAGATATCTGTCACCGTGTTGCTGTTATGCAAAATGGGCACTTGATTGAAGAAGGTTCTGTATTGGACATTTTCTCAAATCCAAAAGAACCATTGACGCAAGAATTTATCAAAACAGCTACTGGTATTGATGAAGCTTTGGTTAAAATTGAAAAGCAAGCTCTTGTGCAACATTTGCCAAAAGACGATTTGCTTGTTCAATTGAAATACGCAGGAACATCAACAGACGAGCCTATTTTAAATCAGATTTACAAACAATTTGAAGTAACAGCGAATATCCTTTATGGAAATATTGAAATTCTAGACGATACACCAGTTGGTGAAATGATTGTTGTACTATCTGGTGAAGCCGATGCGCTTGCTGCTGCCCAAACAGCTATTCTTGAAGCTGGAATTGAATTAACTGTATTGAAACGAGGTGCCTAA
- the ktrA gene encoding potassium uptake transporter gating subunit KtrA, with product MTKKIFGVLGLGIFGRTVVEELNKFEQEVIALDRYENLVQNVADMATKAAVGDMTDIEFLKAVGIAQCDVVVIATGNTLESSVLAIMHCKKLGVKTILAKAKNATYEEVLYGIGATKVITPERDSGKRVASNMLRHHIKNIIHIEDNIAMIEFSIPDSWVGKSLVQLDLRHKYDLNLIGIRKKSTSSLDTPINPNQAFEANTEVVAIANDNTFEKFDYLGYLK from the coding sequence ATGACAAAAAAGATTTTTGGAGTTCTTGGATTAGGAATTTTTGGACGTACTGTTGTTGAAGAATTAAATAAATTCGAGCAAGAGGTCATTGCTTTAGATAGATATGAAAATCTCGTTCAAAATGTGGCTGATATGGCAACTAAGGCAGCTGTTGGTGATATGACAGATATTGAATTTTTAAAAGCCGTCGGCATTGCGCAATGTGATGTTGTCGTAATTGCAACTGGAAACACCCTGGAATCTTCAGTTCTTGCCATTATGCACTGTAAAAAATTAGGGGTAAAAACTATTCTGGCCAAAGCCAAAAATGCAACTTATGAAGAAGTGCTTTACGGCATTGGGGCGACTAAAGTTATCACACCAGAACGCGACTCTGGAAAAAGAGTTGCTTCAAATATGCTTCGACACCATATTAAAAATATTATTCACATCGAGGATAATATTGCTATGATTGAATTTTCTATTCCTGATTCTTGGGTTGGAAAAAGTCTAGTTCAGCTGGACCTTCGACACAAATACGATCTTAATTTAATCGGTATTCGTAAAAAATCAACGTCAAGTCTTGATACCCCTATCAATCCCAACCAAGCTTTTGAAGCCAATACTGAAGTCGTTGCCATTGCAAATGACAATACGTTTGAAAAATTTGATTATCTTGGTTATTTGAAATAA
- a CDS encoding energy-coupling factor transporter transmembrane component T family protein, whose amino-acid sequence MASHLIGYQSGRGFLYQLSGASKLIFFVLVSVACMTTYDTRLIAAIGIASLVLFKIAGIRWQQVSFVVKFIGFFAFLNVVMVYLFAPNYGETIYGTKTILLQGYGRFYLTSQELFYLFNLALKYFCTVPLAVLFLMTTQPSQFASSLNQIGVSYKVAYAVSLTLRYIPNVQEEFYMIRMSQEARGLELSQKEKLMKRIKGNLQIVIPLIFSSLERIDTVSTAMELRRFGKNKKRTWYTYQKFTTADLLTIVVAILLVIISLWLFHLNQGRFYNPWH is encoded by the coding sequence ATGGCTAGTCATCTTATTGGTTATCAGAGTGGTCGTGGTTTCCTTTATCAATTGTCAGGTGCCAGCAAATTAATTTTCTTTGTTTTGGTATCGGTTGCTTGTATGACAACCTATGATACGCGTTTGATAGCAGCAATTGGTATTGCTTCCCTTGTTTTGTTTAAAATAGCAGGCATTCGTTGGCAGCAAGTTTCTTTTGTCGTCAAATTTATTGGCTTTTTTGCTTTTTTAAATGTGGTCATGGTGTATTTGTTTGCGCCGAATTATGGCGAAACAATTTATGGAACTAAGACCATTTTGCTACAAGGCTATGGGCGATTTTATCTTACCAGTCAAGAATTATTTTATCTGTTTAACCTTGCTTTGAAATATTTTTGCACGGTTCCGTTGGCTGTCTTATTTCTTATGACAACGCAGCCAAGTCAATTTGCTTCAAGTCTGAATCAAATCGGTGTGTCTTACAAGGTCGCCTATGCAGTTAGTCTGACCCTACGCTATATTCCTAACGTGCAAGAAGAATTTTACATGATTCGAATGTCACAAGAAGCGCGTGGACTGGAACTATCACAAAAAGAAAAACTAATGAAACGTATCAAAGGAAACCTCCAAATTGTCATTCCCTTGATTTTCAGCTCACTTGAGCGAATTGATACGGTGTCAACAGCCATGGAGCTACGTCGTTTTGGAAAAAATAAAAAGCGTACTTGGTACACTTATCAAAAATTCACAACAGCGGATTTGTTGACTATTGTGGTTGCTATTTTACTAGTCATTATTAGTTTGTGGCTTTTCCATCTTAACCAAGGACGTTTTTACAATCCTTGGCATTAA
- a CDS encoding ABC transporter ATP-binding protein: MKPFIQFKDFTFKYDIQAEPTLESLNLTIEKGQKVLIIGPSGSGKSTIGHCLNGIIPNIYHGEKSGQFTIDGKEAFGLSIYDKSHLVSTVLQDPDGQFIGLTVAEDLAFALENDCVSLEEMQEKVAHWAKRLDLTEFLDNRPQDLSGGQKQRVSLAGVLIDESPILLFDEPLANLDPKSGQEMIDLIDHIHHEEKATTIIIEHRLEDVLYRHVDKVVLVNDGQILFDGHPDELLRTELLIQNGIREPLYVTALKDLGVDVTSMEHLSDLSQVDLTNITVMAPSSIQEEVPQDKLLTVEQLHFAYQENRSILKNINFEINQGERIAIVGKNGAGKSTLAKAICQFITPEGDIRYRGQSIMMESIKERAEKIGYVLQNPNQMISQTMIFDEVALGLRLRGVAEQDVEKRVLETLKVCGLYEFRKWPISALSFGQKKRVTIASVLVMNPEIILLDEPTAGQDKRNYTEIMNFLNQLNKAGHTIIMITHDMQLMLEYSDRSIVVSNGEIIADCSPVALFNQNTILEKANLKKTSLFELAEKLAVDPIALTHYYIEKEGGIHG; encoded by the coding sequence ATGAAGCCCTTTATTCAATTTAAGGATTTCACTTTTAAATATGATATTCAAGCAGAACCAACGTTAGAATCTCTTAATTTAACGATTGAAAAAGGACAAAAGGTACTCATCATAGGTCCATCAGGTTCTGGAAAATCAACAATTGGTCACTGTCTTAATGGGATTATCCCTAATATTTACCATGGGGAGAAATCTGGGCAGTTTACTATTGATGGTAAAGAAGCATTTGGCTTGTCTATTTACGACAAGTCTCATTTGGTTTCTACGGTTTTACAAGACCCAGATGGTCAATTCATTGGATTAACTGTGGCAGAGGACTTGGCTTTTGCGCTTGAAAATGACTGTGTTTCTTTGGAAGAAATGCAAGAAAAAGTTGCTCATTGGGCAAAAAGGCTTGATTTAACAGAGTTTTTAGACAATCGTCCGCAAGATTTGTCAGGTGGACAAAAACAACGTGTTAGTTTAGCGGGGGTTCTGATTGATGAGAGTCCGATTTTACTTTTTGACGAGCCCCTTGCCAATCTAGACCCAAAATCAGGTCAAGAAATGATTGATTTGATTGACCATATTCATCATGAAGAAAAGGCGACGACGATTATCATTGAACATCGTTTGGAAGATGTGCTCTATCGTCATGTGGATAAAGTCGTTTTGGTGAATGATGGTCAGATTTTATTTGATGGTCATCCAGATGAGCTATTACGGACAGAGCTTTTGATTCAAAATGGCATTCGTGAGCCACTTTACGTAACGGCTTTAAAAGATTTGGGTGTTGATGTGACATCAATGGAACATCTGTCAGATCTAAGTCAAGTTGATTTGACAAATATTACTGTAATGGCGCCTAGTTCAATTCAAGAAGAAGTACCGCAGGATAAGCTTTTAACGGTTGAGCAGCTACATTTTGCTTATCAAGAGAATCGTTCTATTTTGAAAAATATCAATTTTGAGATTAATCAAGGTGAACGGATTGCCATTGTGGGAAAAAATGGTGCTGGCAAGTCAACTTTGGCAAAAGCTATCTGCCAATTTATCACGCCAGAAGGTGATATTCGTTATAGAGGACAATCGATTATGATGGAGTCTATCAAAGAGCGTGCCGAAAAAATCGGTTATGTTCTTCAAAATCCAAATCAGATGATTAGTCAGACGATGATTTTTGATGAGGTGGCGCTTGGACTTCGTTTGCGTGGAGTAGCTGAGCAAGACGTTGAAAAACGCGTGTTGGAAACGTTAAAAGTTTGTGGTTTATATGAATTCCGAAAATGGCCTATTTCTGCGCTGTCTTTTGGTCAGAAAAAACGAGTGACAATTGCTTCGGTTCTGGTAATGAATCCTGAAATCATTCTTTTAGATGAACCGACAGCAGGTCAAGATAAGCGAAATTATACTGAAATCATGAATTTCCTTAATCAGCTCAATAAAGCAGGGCATACCATTATCATGATAACCCATGATATGCAGTTGATGTTGGAGTATTCTGACCGCAGTATTGTAGTGAGCAATGGTGAAATCATTGCGGATTGTTCGCCAGTGGCATTATTCAATCAAAATACTATCCTAGAAAAAGCTAACTTGAAAAAGACTAGCTTGTTTGAATTAGCAGAAAAATTAGCAGTTGACCCAATTGCCTTGACGCATTATTACATTGAAAAAGAGGGAGGTATTCATGGCTAG
- a CDS encoding Rrf2 family transcriptional regulator encodes MPYSARLATSVHILLAIYHFENKEKVTSTFLANSIQTNPVIVRNLLGKLQKAELVKVEAGVGGAHLTKAPQELTFWDIFQAVEDKNKPIFKANDDTNPNCPVGRVVNSVLQPRIDEVQENFKASLENITLASLITDMDNKIAQNNH; translated from the coding sequence ATGCCTTACTCTGCACGATTAGCGACTTCTGTCCATATCCTATTAGCTATTTATCATTTTGAAAATAAAGAAAAAGTGACATCTACCTTTCTCGCTAACAGTATCCAGACCAATCCTGTGATTGTCCGAAATTTATTGGGGAAATTACAAAAAGCTGAACTCGTAAAGGTAGAAGCTGGTGTTGGCGGAGCGCATTTGACAAAAGCACCTCAAGAACTCACTTTTTGGGATATTTTTCAAGCAGTCGAAGATAAAAACAAGCCTATTTTTAAAGCTAATGATGATACCAACCCCAATTGCCCAGTTGGTCGCGTGGTGAACTCCGTTTTACAACCACGTATTGATGAGGTTCAAGAAAATTTTAAAGCTTCTCTCGAGAATATCACTCTTGCTAGTCTCATTACAGACATGGACAATAAAATAGCACAAAACAATCATTAA
- a CDS encoding NAD(P)-dependent oxidoreductase gives MKIAVVAANGKAGQLIVEEALNRGHDVTAVVRSSNKSKAQKVIEKDLFDLTKEDLAGFDVVVDAFGAWTEDQLHLHSDSQKHLADLLSGTDTRLMIVGGAGSLYVNPEHTVQLVDTPEFPAVFKPLANAQRQSLAEIRERNDVKWTFVSPAADFQADGNRIGQYILAGEELTTNDKGESIISYADYAIGFVDEIENSKHIQERISLLGK, from the coding sequence ATGAAAATTGCAGTAGTTGCCGCAAATGGTAAAGCAGGTCAATTAATCGTTGAAGAAGCGCTTAATCGCGGACATGATGTCACAGCAGTTGTTCGTAGTTCTAATAAATCAAAAGCTCAGAAAGTTATTGAAAAAGACTTATTTGACTTAACAAAAGAAGATCTGGCTGGCTTTGATGTGGTTGTGGATGCTTTTGGGGCTTGGACAGAAGACCAACTTCATCTTCACAGCGATTCACAAAAGCATTTAGCAGATTTGTTGTCAGGAACAGATACACGCTTGATGATTGTTGGTGGTGCAGGAAGTCTTTATGTCAATCCTGAACATACCGTGCAATTGGTTGACACACCAGAATTTCCTGCTGTTTTCAAACCATTGGCTAATGCGCAACGTCAATCATTGGCAGAAATTCGTGAACGCAATGATGTCAAATGGACATTTGTTAGCCCAGCAGCAGATTTTCAAGCTGACGGTAACCGTATAGGGCAATATATTCTTGCTGGTGAAGAATTAACTACAAACGATAAGGGTGAAAGTATTATCAGCTATGCAGACTATGCTATTGGCTTTGTTGATGAAATTGAAAATAGCAAACACATCCAAGAACGCATTAGTTTGCTTGGAAAATAA
- the sstT gene encoding serine/threonine transporter SstT — protein MRHFIGVWNRTSLIKRIIMGVILGLILGVSFPKLSGIGILGDLFVGGLKAVAPLLVFVLVANALSQHEAGQKTNMSTVVGLYLIGTLAAALVAILVNYIFPLKLTLANVAESDLSAPEGVAEVFKDLLLKVVDNPVNAIASANYIGVLAWAVVFGLAMRNASQQTKDLLQTMAEVTSQVVRWIINLAPFGILGLVFNTISDNGIGILANYGFLIVTLVGTMFFVALVVNPLIAFVMIRQNPYPLVFRCLKESGLTAFFTRSSAANIPVNMKLCEDLGLNKDTYSVSIPLGATINMAGAAITINVLTLAAVNTLGISVDFPTAFLLSVISAVSACGASGVAGGSLLLIPVACSLFGISNDIAMQVVGVGFIVGVVQDSCETALNSSTDVLFTAVAEKSVWGKNKKAKHN, from the coding sequence ATGAGACATTTTATTGGGGTTTGGAATAGAACTAGCCTAATCAAACGTATCATTATGGGAGTGATCCTTGGTTTAATTCTGGGAGTATCCTTTCCAAAATTATCAGGAATCGGCATTTTGGGAGATTTATTTGTAGGTGGTCTTAAAGCTGTGGCACCATTACTGGTTTTTGTTTTGGTTGCCAATGCTTTATCACAACATGAAGCAGGACAAAAGACTAATATGTCAACAGTTGTCGGCCTTTACCTTATTGGAACATTGGCTGCAGCGCTAGTAGCAATATTAGTTAACTACATTTTCCCGTTAAAATTGACATTAGCCAATGTAGCAGAATCGGATTTATCAGCACCAGAAGGGGTAGCAGAAGTTTTCAAAGACCTCTTACTCAAAGTTGTGGATAACCCTGTCAATGCTATTGCATCTGCTAACTATATTGGAGTGCTGGCCTGGGCAGTTGTCTTTGGGCTTGCGATGCGCAATGCCAGCCAACAAACTAAAGACTTACTACAAACTATGGCAGAAGTAACGTCGCAGGTTGTGCGTTGGATTATTAATTTAGCGCCATTTGGTATTTTAGGTTTGGTCTTTAACACTATTTCTGATAATGGAATCGGAATTTTAGCTAATTATGGTTTCTTGATTGTAACTCTAGTTGGAACAATGTTTTTTGTGGCTCTGGTGGTTAATCCATTAATTGCGTTTGTGATGATCCGTCAAAATCCCTACCCACTTGTTTTTCGTTGTTTGAAAGAATCTGGTTTGACAGCTTTCTTTACGCGTAGTTCAGCGGCAAATATCCCTGTCAATATGAAACTCTGTGAAGATTTAGGCTTGAATAAAGATACTTATTCAGTATCTATTCCTCTTGGAGCAACAATCAATATGGCTGGTGCAGCGATTACGATTAACGTCTTAACACTCGCTGCGGTTAATACCCTCGGAATTAGTGTTGATTTTCCAACAGCTTTCTTATTGAGTGTGATTTCAGCAGTATCTGCTTGTGGTGCTTCTGGTGTGGCAGGTGGTTCTCTCCTATTGATTCCAGTTGCGTGTAGTTTATTTGGTATTTCAAACGATATTGCTATGCAAGTTGTTGGTGTTGGGTTTATTGTTGGTGTTGTTCAAGATTCTTGTGAAACAGCGCTTAACTCATCAACGGACGTTCTTTTTACAGCAGTAGCTGAAAAATCCGTCTGGGGTAAAAACAAAAAAGCAAAACATAACTAA
- a CDS encoding SAM hydrolase/SAM-dependent halogenase family protein yields the protein MSNHLLVLQSDFGLVDGAVAAMVGVALQEEPTLKIHNLTHDITPYNIFEASYRLFQTVEYWPEGTTFVSVVDPGVGSKRKSVVALTENNQFIVTPDNGTLTYIKTHVGIKAVREISEVKNRRKNTEYSYTFHGRDVYAYTGAKLASGHISFEEVGPELPVEAVLELPVVETEILENAVRGAVDILDVRFGSLWTSIKREEFYTLSPEFGDRFEVTIFNNDMLVYQNQVTYGKSFADVRIGQPIIYINSLYRVGLAINQGSFAKAYNVGVGSNWRIEIKKLGVSL from the coding sequence TTGAGCAATCATTTACTTGTTTTACAATCGGATTTTGGTTTGGTTGACGGGGCAGTTGCTGCCATGGTTGGAGTTGCCTTGCAGGAAGAGCCAACTTTAAAAATTCATAATTTAACTCATGATATTACTCCTTATAATATCTTTGAGGCCTCTTATCGCCTTTTTCAAACGGTGGAATATTGGCCAGAAGGAACCACTTTTGTTTCAGTGGTTGATCCAGGAGTTGGTTCAAAGCGAAAAAGTGTTGTTGCTTTAACAGAGAACAACCAGTTTATCGTGACACCTGATAATGGCACTTTAACCTATATCAAAACACATGTTGGTATCAAGGCAGTCCGAGAAATTTCAGAGGTTAAAAATAGACGCAAGAATACAGAGTATTCTTATACATTCCACGGACGTGATGTTTATGCTTATACAGGAGCAAAACTAGCTAGCGGTCATATTTCATTTGAAGAAGTGGGACCAGAATTACCTGTTGAAGCTGTTTTGGAATTGCCTGTCGTTGAGACAGAAATTCTGGAGAATGCTGTGCGTGGGGCAGTCGATATTTTAGATGTTCGTTTTGGGTCATTGTGGACATCAATTAAACGTGAAGAGTTTTATACGTTATCGCCTGAATTTGGTGACCGTTTTGAAGTGACCATTTTTAATAACGATATGTTGGTTTACCAAAATCAAGTGACTTACGGAAAATCATTTGCAGATGTGCGAATTGGTCAGCCGATTATCTATATTAACTCACTTTATCGTGTTGGACTTGCTATCAACCAAGGGTCATTTGCCAAGGCTTATAATGTTGGGGTCGGATCTAATTGGCGCATTGAGATTAAAAAATTAGGAGTATCATTATGA
- a CDS encoding ECF-type riboflavin transporter substrate-binding protein: MKNNSIKTVVATGIGAALFIIVGTLINIPTPIPNTNIQLQYAVIALFAVIYGPTVGFFSGFIGHALKDALQYGSPWWTWVLVSGLIGLAIGLLAKKINIEKSPLTVKDYVWFNAVQIIANVVGWALIAPYGDILIYSEPASKVFAQGILSAAINSLTIAIGGSLLLAVYSKTRTQSGSLTKD, translated from the coding sequence ATGAAAAATAATTCGATAAAAACCGTTGTTGCGACAGGAATTGGCGCAGCCTTGTTCATTATCGTTGGAACTTTGATTAACATTCCAACACCTATCCCAAATACCAATATTCAATTACAATATGCCGTAATTGCTCTTTTTGCTGTGATTTATGGTCCGACGGTTGGTTTCTTTTCTGGTTTTATTGGACATGCCCTGAAAGATGCCCTTCAATATGGTTCACCTTGGTGGACATGGGTGCTTGTTAGTGGCTTGATTGGTTTGGCTATTGGCTTATTAGCTAAGAAAATCAATATTGAAAAAAGTCCTTTGACAGTAAAAGATTATGTTTGGTTTAATGCTGTACAGATTATTGCTAATGTTGTTGGTTGGGCTTTGATTGCCCCTTATGGTGATATTTTGATTTACAGCGAACCAGCAAGCAAAGTTTTTGCTCAAGGTATTTTATCAGCAGCTATCAACAGTTTGACAATCGCTATTGGTGGTTCCCTCTTGCTTGCAGTATATTCTAAAACACGCACGCAATCAGGTAGCCTAACCAAAGATTAA
- the brnQ gene encoding branched-chain amino acid transport system II carrier protein, whose translation MKPFKNIYVIIGFMLFALFFGAGNLIYPAFLGIYSGSNLTLAILGFCLTGVTLPLLGVVAVAYSGASDVEDFARPVSRHYALLFSIALYLSIGPFFAIPRTGATSFSIGIQPILGDSIGVKIAYGLLFFGLSYILAIKPSKIADRIGKYLTPALLIILAILVIASFVKPAGDIGTAYNAANDISNAFKDVPFVAGLIQGYGTMDALASLAFAIIVINASKQHGAKNQSEVALLTFKSGIIATILLALIYIFVSRIGATSQSLFTLTNGQFTFNGAAIDGGNVLGQAAYFYLGNTGRAVLAAAIFLACLTTATGLITACAEYFHKLQPKLSHVAWASIFTLIALFFYFGGLSELIKWSLPVLYLLYPLTVVIVLLVLLDKFFNNSPIVYRLTIGFTVIPALYDAFSTLSTMTGLFTLPTSFVEFFTTIVPFGQFSMGWISFALVGFILSIFITKVKKA comes from the coding sequence ATGAAACCATTTAAAAATATTTATGTCATTATCGGTTTCATGTTATTTGCTCTATTTTTTGGAGCGGGTAACCTTATTTACCCTGCCTTTTTAGGCATTTATTCTGGAAGTAACTTAACCTTGGCTATTCTTGGTTTCTGCTTGACAGGCGTCACTTTGCCATTGCTTGGAGTCGTTGCTGTTGCTTATTCTGGTGCTAGCGACGTCGAGGATTTTGCACGCCCTGTTTCACGCCACTATGCCTTGTTATTTTCGATTGCCCTCTATTTGTCAATTGGACCTTTCTTTGCGATTCCAAGGACAGGTGCTACTTCATTCTCGATTGGGATTCAACCAATTTTAGGTGATAGCATTGGTGTAAAAATTGCTTACGGTTTGCTCTTTTTTGGTCTTTCGTACATTTTAGCCATTAAACCAAGCAAGATTGCTGATCGTATTGGGAAATATTTGACACCTGCGCTTCTTATCATTCTTGCAATCTTGGTGATTGCTTCCTTTGTCAAACCAGCTGGTGACATTGGTACTGCTTATAACGCCGCTAACGATATTAGTAATGCCTTTAAAGACGTCCCTTTTGTTGCGGGGCTCATTCAAGGATATGGTACAATGGACGCCCTTGCCTCCCTTGCTTTTGCCATTATCGTTATCAATGCTAGTAAACAACACGGTGCCAAAAATCAGTCAGAAGTCGCTCTTTTGACCTTCAAATCTGGTATCATTGCAACCATATTGCTTGCGCTTATTTACATTTTTGTGTCTCGTATCGGTGCAACATCACAAAGCTTATTTACACTTACTAACGGACAATTTACATTTAATGGCGCTGCTATTGATGGTGGAAACGTTTTAGGACAAGCAGCTTATTTCTATCTTGGAAACACTGGACGAGCAGTTCTTGCGGCAGCAATTTTCCTTGCTTGCTTAACGACAGCAACAGGGCTAATCACAGCCTGCGCAGAATATTTCCACAAACTACAACCAAAATTGTCTCACGTTGCTTGGGCAAGTATCTTTACCTTGATTGCTTTATTCTTCTACTTTGGTGGTCTTTCTGAGTTGATTAAATGGTCATTGCCAGTTCTTTACCTTCTCTACCCACTTACAGTCGTGATTGTTCTTTTGGTACTCCTTGATAAATTCTTCAATAATAGTCCAATTGTTTATCGCTTAACCATTGGTTTCACTGTTATTCCAGCACTATATGATGCCTTTTCAACATTATCTACAATGACTGGCTTATTCACACTTCCAACGAGCTTCGTTGAATTCTTCACAACAATTGTTCCATTCGGACAATTCTCAATGGGGTGGATTAGCTTTGCCCTCGTCGGCTTCATTCTTAGCATATTTATCACAAAAGTCAAAAAAGCATAG